A genomic window from Streptomyces sp. NBC_01429 includes:
- a CDS encoding bifunctional riboflavin kinase/FAD synthetase, whose translation MQRWRGLEDIPQDWGRSVVTIGSYDGVHRGHQLIIGRAVERARELGVPSVVVTFDPHPSEVVRPGSHPPLLAPHHRRAELMADLGVDALLILPFTVAFSQLSPADFIVKVLVDKLHARAVIEGPNFRFGHRAAGNVAVLADLGPTYDYEVEVIDLHVSGEAGGGEPFSSTLTRRLVAEGDVGGAAEILGRPHRVEGVVVRGAQRGRELGFPTANVETLPHTAIPADGVYAGWLTADGERMPAAISVGTNPQFEGTERTVEAYAIDRVGLDLYGLHVTVDFQAYVRGQRKFDSIEGLLEAMADDVKQARALTA comes from the coding sequence GTGCAGCGCTGGCGTGGCTTGGAGGACATCCCCCAGGACTGGGGGCGCAGCGTCGTCACCATCGGTTCCTACGACGGGGTGCACCGAGGACACCAGCTGATCATCGGCCGGGCCGTGGAGCGGGCGCGGGAGCTGGGCGTCCCGTCCGTCGTCGTGACCTTCGACCCGCATCCCAGCGAGGTCGTACGCCCCGGCAGCCACCCGCCGCTGCTCGCCCCGCACCACCGGCGCGCCGAACTGATGGCCGACCTGGGTGTGGACGCGCTGCTGATCCTGCCGTTCACCGTCGCCTTCTCGCAGCTCTCGCCCGCCGACTTCATCGTCAAGGTGCTGGTCGACAAGTTGCACGCCCGCGCCGTCATCGAGGGCCCCAACTTCCGCTTCGGCCACCGGGCCGCGGGCAATGTCGCCGTCCTCGCCGATCTGGGCCCGACCTACGACTACGAGGTCGAGGTCATCGACCTCCACGTCTCCGGCGAGGCGGGCGGCGGCGAGCCCTTCTCGTCCACGCTCACCCGCAGACTGGTCGCCGAGGGCGATGTCGGGGGCGCCGCCGAGATCCTCGGCCGCCCGCACCGCGTCGAGGGAGTGGTGGTCCGGGGCGCCCAGCGCGGGCGCGAACTGGGCTTCCCGACGGCCAACGTCGAGACCCTTCCGCACACCGCGATCCCGGCGGACGGCGTGTACGCGGGCTGGCTGACGGCCGACGGCGAACGCATGCCGGCGGCGATCTCCGTCGGCACGAACCCGCAGTTCGAGGGTACGGAACGCACGGTCGAGGCGTACGCGATCGACCGCGTCGGCCTGGACCTGTACGGGCTGCACGTGACCGTCGACTTCCAGGCGTACGTGCGCGGTCAGCGGAAGTTCGACTCGATCGAGGGCCTGCTCGAAGCGATGGCGGACGACGTCAAACAGGCGCGGGCGCTGACCGCGTAG
- a CDS encoding ABC transporter substrate-binding protein, with protein MVERVPPHTARQSVRPRSRRRPRIRLRQLLISGAASAALVAGSVLPLGPLLPAPQEARAADGKKVLTVAVSQSVDSLSPFLAQRLTSTSIHRLAYEYLTNYDPGDAHTVPGFATAWKPSADKLTWTFTIRGDSKWSDGRKATSEDAAWTFNKMMTDPNAATANGSFTANFDEVTAPDPTTLVIKLKKPQATMTALDVPIVPKHIWEKVGDFSKFNNDKTFPIVGNGPFVITDYKVDQYVKLKPNKDFWRGAPKFDELVFKYYKDGDAAVAALQKGEVSFVSNLTPAQAAALKSAKDIKVNNAPGRRFYALATNPGARSKDGTKFGNGDAALRDPAVRKALFQAVDRGTVIDKVFQGYAVEGQGYIPPRFAPYFWQPSDDRRIAYDPAAAVRTLDKAGYRKNGAGKRVGKDGKPLDFRILCHATDPNDKAIGKYLQEWWGALGIGLKVECLDNVSDPWLAGDYDLAFDGWSVSPDPDNALFIHTCYSLPATPKDSGATDNFICDKRFDDLYTRQTAEYDTAKRADLVKQMESRLYDTGYMNVMAYPNAVEAYRTDQIKSITTMPEAAGNIWGQDGYWSWWSATPAADAGGGSGGSSSTGVLIGVGAVVVVAAVAGGLVMRRRRSTAEDRE; from the coding sequence ATGGTCGAAAGAGTTCCCCCGCACACCGCGCGACAGTCCGTCCGGCCCCGCTCCCGCCGCCGTCCGCGCATCCGTCTCCGTCAGCTCCTGATCTCGGGTGCCGCTTCCGCCGCGCTGGTGGCCGGATCCGTGCTCCCGCTCGGCCCGCTGCTCCCGGCGCCGCAGGAGGCCCGGGCCGCCGACGGCAAGAAGGTTCTCACTGTCGCGGTCAGTCAGAGCGTCGACTCGCTCAGCCCCTTCCTCGCGCAGCGGCTGACCAGCACCAGCATCCACCGGCTGGCATACGAGTACCTGACGAACTACGACCCCGGGGACGCGCACACCGTCCCCGGCTTCGCCACCGCGTGGAAGCCGTCGGCCGACAAGCTGACGTGGACGTTCACCATCCGCGGGGACTCGAAGTGGTCCGACGGCCGGAAGGCCACGTCCGAGGACGCCGCCTGGACGTTCAACAAGATGATGACGGACCCGAACGCCGCCACCGCCAACGGCAGCTTCACCGCCAACTTCGACGAGGTCACCGCGCCCGACCCGACCACGCTGGTCATCAAGCTGAAGAAGCCGCAGGCCACGATGACGGCGCTCGACGTGCCGATCGTGCCGAAGCACATCTGGGAGAAGGTCGGTGACTTCTCCAAGTTCAACAACGACAAGACGTTCCCGATCGTCGGCAACGGTCCGTTCGTCATCACGGACTACAAGGTCGACCAGTACGTCAAGCTCAAGCCCAACAAGGACTTCTGGCGCGGCGCGCCCAAGTTCGACGAGCTGGTCTTCAAGTACTACAAAGACGGGGACGCGGCTGTCGCGGCGCTGCAGAAGGGCGAGGTGTCCTTCGTCTCCAACCTGACCCCGGCCCAGGCCGCGGCGCTGAAGAGCGCCAAGGACATCAAGGTGAACAACGCCCCGGGGCGGCGCTTCTACGCACTCGCCACCAACCCCGGCGCGCGGTCGAAGGACGGGACGAAGTTCGGCAACGGGGACGCGGCGCTGCGGGACCCGGCGGTGCGCAAGGCGCTCTTCCAGGCCGTGGACCGCGGGACGGTCATCGACAAGGTGTTCCAGGGGTACGCGGTCGAGGGCCAGGGGTACATCCCGCCGCGCTTCGCACCGTACTTCTGGCAGCCCTCCGACGACCGGCGGATCGCGTACGACCCGGCGGCGGCGGTCCGGACGCTCGACAAGGCCGGCTACCGGAAGAACGGGGCGGGCAAGCGGGTCGGCAAGGACGGCAAGCCGCTCGACTTCCGGATCCTGTGCCACGCCACCGACCCGAACGACAAGGCGATCGGCAAGTACCTCCAGGAGTGGTGGGGCGCGCTCGGCATCGGGCTGAAGGTCGAGTGCCTCGACAACGTCTCCGACCCCTGGCTGGCGGGAGACTACGACCTGGCCTTCGACGGCTGGTCCGTCAGCCCGGATCCCGACAACGCCCTCTTCATTCATACGTGCTACTCACTCCCCGCCACCCCCAAGGACAGCGGAGCCACCGACAACTTCATCTGCGACAAGCGGTTCGACGACCTCTATACGCGGCAGACGGCGGAGTACGACACCGCCAAGCGGGCGGATCTGGTCAAGCAGATGGAGTCGCGGCTGTACGACACCGGGTACATGAACGTCATGGCGTATCCGAACGCGGTCGAGGCGTACCGCACCGACCAGATCAAGTCGATCACGACGATGCCGGAGGCGGCCGGGAACATCTGGGGCCAGGACGGCTACTGGAGCTGGTGGTCGGCGACGCCCGCCGCCGACGCCGGGGGCGGTTCGGGCGGCTCCTCCTCGACCGGTGTGCTGATCGGGGTGGGGGCCGTCGTGGTGGTCGCGGCCGTCGCCGGTGGCCTCGTCATGAGGCGCCGCCGTTCCACCGCGGAAGACCGTGAATAG
- a CDS encoding ABC transporter permease: MSGASTPGVVRDAAGGPVETGPPGRPARAASGTRSAYPLYVAGKLGGAAVSLFAVLVTSFFLFRIIPGDPVKAMTHGVPTSAAQMATLRRQFGLDLPLWQQFTDYCAKALSGDLGTSYQFHAPVGELITEKLPATLLLTGAAVVIYSALGLWLGTRSAWRNGSLGDRLSTGVALTLWSVPAFWLGLLLIIFFSVGIGPIPGMFPTGGMESGDTTGFAYVVDVAHHMVLPVTTLVAVGYAQTLLVMRSSLLDEMGGDYLTTARAKGLRDDLVRRRHAVPNAMLPTVTMVFINLGHVAAGSILVETVFSWPGLGGLFYQALSVPDLPLVQGLFVVFAGAMILANLLADLLYPLLDPRVGR; this comes from the coding sequence ATGAGCGGCGCGAGCACCCCCGGGGTGGTGCGGGACGCGGCCGGTGGCCCGGTGGAGACCGGGCCACCGGGCCGGCCCGCCCGCGCCGCCTCCGGCACCAGGTCCGCCTATCCGCTCTATGTGGCGGGCAAGCTGGGCGGCGCCGCCGTCTCGCTGTTCGCCGTCCTCGTCACCAGCTTCTTCCTCTTCCGGATCATCCCCGGCGACCCGGTCAAGGCGATGACCCACGGCGTTCCGACGTCCGCGGCGCAGATGGCCACGCTGCGCAGGCAGTTCGGCCTCGATCTGCCGCTGTGGCAGCAGTTCACCGACTACTGCGCCAAGGCGCTGAGCGGGGACCTGGGCACCTCGTACCAGTTCCACGCGCCGGTCGGCGAGCTGATCACCGAGAAGCTGCCCGCGACGCTGCTGCTCACGGGCGCCGCCGTGGTGATCTACTCGGCGCTCGGGCTCTGGCTCGGTACGCGCTCAGCGTGGCGCAACGGCAGCCTCGGCGACCGGCTCAGCACCGGCGTGGCGCTCACGCTGTGGTCGGTGCCCGCCTTCTGGCTCGGTCTGCTGCTGATCATCTTCTTCTCGGTGGGCATCGGCCCGATCCCCGGCATGTTCCCCACCGGCGGGATGGAGTCGGGCGACACGACCGGCTTCGCGTACGTCGTGGACGTGGCGCACCACATGGTGCTGCCGGTGACCACCCTGGTCGCGGTCGGCTACGCGCAGACGCTGCTCGTCATGCGGTCCTCGCTGCTGGACGAGATGGGCGGCGACTATCTGACGACGGCCCGGGCGAAGGGGCTGCGGGACGACCTCGTACGCCGCAGGCACGCGGTGCCCAACGCGATGCTGCCCACGGTCACCATGGTCTTCATCAATCTGGGCCATGTGGCCGCCGGTTCGATCCTGGTCGAGACGGTCTTCTCCTGGCCGGGCCTCGGCGGGCTGTTCTACCAGGCGCTGAGCGTGCCCGATCTGCCGCTCGTCCAGGGGCTCTTCGTGGTCTTCGCCGGTGCCATGATCCTGGCGAACCTCCTCGCCGACCTGCTCTATCCGCTGCTCGATCCCCGGGTGGGCCGATGA
- a CDS encoding ABC transporter ATP-binding protein produces the protein MTSLPLLSAAGLNVTFPGRRGAPPARAVDGVDLDIGAGEIVALVGESGCGKTTLARTLLGLVPPTAGRVTFAGEPLSYGSRALKSYRKRVQLVLQDPSGSLNPRHTVYEAVAEGLRIHGHLGDEREAVASALSRAGLRPPERFFLRYPHELSGGQRQRVVIAGALVLDPELLVADEPVASLDASVRGEILALLLSLRDELGLSALVVTHDLGLAWNIADRVAVMYLGRIVETGPVEEVLTAPQHPYTQALLSVLPESPVAPVVLTGEPPDPSRIPEGCRFHARCQALASGEADRAGVADSCRGTPLVVLTGGAGAQVACHLRG, from the coding sequence ATGACCTCCCTCCCCCTGCTCTCGGCGGCCGGACTGAACGTCACCTTCCCGGGCCGGCGCGGCGCCCCGCCCGCCCGTGCCGTCGACGGTGTCGATCTCGACATCGGCGCCGGGGAGATCGTGGCCCTCGTCGGTGAGTCCGGCTGCGGGAAGACCACCCTCGCGCGCACCCTGCTCGGTCTGGTCCCGCCCACGGCGGGCCGGGTCACCTTCGCCGGGGAGCCACTGTCGTACGGTTCGCGCGCCCTCAAGTCGTACCGCAAACGGGTGCAGTTGGTGCTCCAGGATCCGAGCGGCTCGCTCAACCCCCGGCACACCGTGTACGAGGCGGTCGCCGAGGGGCTGCGTATCCACGGCCACCTTGGCGACGAACGCGAGGCCGTCGCCTCGGCGCTGTCCCGGGCGGGACTTCGTCCGCCGGAACGATTCTTCCTGCGCTATCCGCACGAGCTGTCCGGCGGCCAGCGCCAGCGCGTCGTCATCGCGGGCGCGCTGGTCCTGGACCCCGAACTCCTCGTGGCCGACGAGCCGGTGGCCTCCCTCGACGCGTCGGTACGCGGTGAGATCCTGGCGCTGCTGCTCTCCTTGCGCGACGAACTCGGCCTGTCGGCACTGGTCGTGACGCACGACCTCGGGCTCGCGTGGAACATCGCGGACCGGGTCGCGGTGATGTACCTGGGCCGGATCGTGGAGACCGGTCCGGTCGAGGAGGTGCTGACGGCTCCTCAGCACCCGTACACCCAGGCGCTGTTGTCGGTACTCCCGGAGTCCCCCGTCGCTCCCGTGGTGCTCACCGGCGAGCCTCCGGATCCCTCCCGCATCCCGGAAGGCTGCCGCTTCCACGCCCGGTGCCAGGCCCTGGCGTCGGGCGAGGCGGACCGGGCGGGCGTCGCGGACAGCTGCCGCGGCACACCGCTGGTGGTGCTGACGGGCGGGGCGGGGGCGCAGGTGGCGTGCCACTTGCGGGGGTAG
- a CDS encoding DUF397 domain-containing protein produces MGSAQEKDELYALDISGVEWHGAPGTSADEERVEIAYLPEGAVAMRSSLDHDTVLRYTEAEWRAFVLGARDGEFDLQ; encoded by the coding sequence ATGGGGAGCGCACAGGAGAAGGACGAGCTGTACGCCCTCGACATCTCTGGTGTCGAGTGGCACGGTGCCCCCGGCACCAGCGCGGACGAGGAGCGGGTCGAGATCGCCTATCTGCCCGAGGGCGCCGTGGCCATGCGGTCCTCGCTGGACCACGACACGGTGCTGCGCTACACGGAGGCCGAGTGGCGGGCGTTCGTACTCGGCGCGCGTGACGGCGAGTTCGACTTGCAGTGA
- a CDS encoding ABC transporter permease, translating into MTLEKTPPTPPTPRTPAVPAPLPAAPPPRSAAALARARRRASVVRFWQRYRTHRGGLFGLAGLSLIALIALFAPLLVGSDVRSVTNAPGTALEAPSARFPLGTDQFGRSLLSLLIWGSRVSLTVGLLAAALSVAIGTLVGIVAGHYGGWFATVIMRVTDWFLVMPTLVLAIVLATVMSRSIWTVILAIGVTSWPTTARLVRAQTIAVESRPYIERARALGGGHRHIMTRHVLPNVMPLVLAQTTLGISAAILTEATLAFLGLGDPIIISWGGMLQDAREAGAVSSGHWWYLAPPGIAIAFVALAFTLCGRAIESVLNPKLGVSR; encoded by the coding sequence ATGACACTGGAGAAAACGCCACCGACGCCGCCGACGCCGCGGACGCCCGCCGTCCCGGCGCCCCTCCCGGCCGCGCCGCCCCCGCGCTCGGCGGCCGCGCTCGCCCGCGCCCGCCGCCGCGCCTCGGTCGTCCGCTTCTGGCAGCGCTACCGCACCCATCGCGGCGGCCTCTTCGGTCTCGCCGGGCTCTCCCTCATCGCGCTGATCGCCCTGTTCGCACCGCTGCTCGTCGGCAGTGACGTGCGCAGTGTGACCAACGCGCCGGGCACGGCCCTGGAGGCACCGAGCGCGCGGTTCCCCCTCGGCACGGACCAGTTCGGGCGCTCGCTGCTCTCCCTGCTGATCTGGGGCTCGCGGGTCTCGCTGACCGTCGGGCTGCTGGCGGCCGCGCTGTCAGTGGCCATCGGTACGCTGGTCGGCATCGTCGCCGGGCACTACGGCGGCTGGTTCGCGACCGTGATCATGCGCGTCACCGACTGGTTCCTGGTGATGCCGACGCTCGTCCTGGCCATCGTGCTGGCCACGGTGATGTCCCGGTCGATCTGGACGGTGATCCTGGCGATCGGCGTCACCAGCTGGCCGACCACCGCACGGCTCGTACGGGCCCAGACCATCGCCGTCGAGTCCCGCCCCTACATCGAACGCGCGCGGGCCCTGGGCGGCGGACACCGGCACATCATGACGCGCCATGTGCTGCCCAATGTGATGCCGCTGGTGCTCGCGCAGACGACACTCGGGATCTCCGCCGCGATCCTGACGGAGGCGACCCTCGCCTTCCTCGGACTCGGCGATCCGATCATCATCTCGTGGGGCGGCATGCTCCAGGACGCGCGCGAGGCAGGCGCGGTCTCCTCCGGGCACTGGTGGTATCTGGCACCGCCCGGGATCGCCATCGCGTTCGTCGCGCTCGCCTTCACCCTCTGCGGCCGGGCCATCGAGTCCGTGCTCAATCCGAAGCTGGGGGTGTCCCGATGA
- a CDS encoding SCO5717 family growth-regulating ATPase: protein MNGDRDEIRGGWNRPATDDQSDAEPEMTGEFTIDYTPPAWYTQNAPGDTSGGGASAATVPANSPPPPDGTPVAVPGLPAGPGYDPNWAQGRPPQPPQPGPEPSAAPAPPVGVPPVGAPPVGVPPVNAASDSAPGAPGPFGDGGSDVESGATMRFSPAALKREFAERDAEKERAAKAAAGNTGPAAADAPEGVAEHADAPATVGAGESTAPTEPPAATPEPAVADSRADAESSTNADADGDADGEHEGTDRAEASDAPQAESEAEAVHGPGAATADTDSDQADHAEDSDQAAPDEVPATAVAVREEEGRPEADNVDNAAAASDHDDAVPADAAPTDSAPADAVPAEESADAADAADAEPQDAPPAAASAQPWSPQQPAPYSAGLPPLPPAFQPAPPASAPQWPASQQQAEPQVQPPQGAGPSPYVWPPHPAQSGYGFPQQQGQPAAPGPAAQPPAAPQSAAPQPPAPASAPAPAPQQPAQPQPAPGPNTPAPLPGYGFPHQQGQPGPYAAPAPHPAAPLGGYGFPQQGQPGAQPPVPAAPVPAAPVPPAAGAPHVPPQPGPRSPDAPQAPQYPQAQQFHQPQPHQQPAPGPGGGPVDPRTGAGWPSAVAHDHRERSVPGAPLGYTAAVELSSDRLLRNNKPKARSSRPTSGGSRFRIGGRAAEAERQRKLDLIRTPVLSCYRIAVISLKGGVGKTTTTTALGSTLATERQDKILAIDANPDAGTLGRRVRRETGATIRDLVQAIPHLHSYMDIRRFTSQASSGLEIIANDVDPAVSTSFNDEDYRRAIDVLGKQYPIILTDSGTGLLYSAMRGVLDLADQLIIISTPSVDGASSASTTLDWLSAHGYADLVQRSLTVISGVRETGKMIKVDDIVQHFETRCRGVVVVPFDEHLAAGAEVDLDMMRPKTREAYFHLSALVAEDFVRAQQAQGLWTADGNPPPHLAPPMPGYQGQQMQGQPFPGQPVPGQPQGQPYPYPPQQYQQQPPPQHPQQQRPPYPYPPQQQQYAGPQPGAAAQQGWQQSPPPGQPQHTQQPQPQQPAQGQGQPQPHQPPYPAGPAQGQPGQQNQPGAPGAVPPGEWPPQQTPPAPPAPQQ, encoded by the coding sequence GTGAACGGCGATCGGGACGAGATCCGGGGAGGCTGGAACAGGCCGGCCACGGACGATCAGTCCGACGCGGAGCCCGAGATGACGGGTGAGTTCACCATCGACTACACCCCGCCCGCCTGGTACACGCAGAACGCGCCGGGGGACACGTCCGGTGGTGGCGCGTCGGCCGCGACCGTGCCCGCCAACTCGCCCCCGCCGCCGGACGGTACGCCCGTCGCCGTGCCGGGGCTGCCCGCAGGGCCCGGCTACGACCCGAACTGGGCTCAGGGCAGGCCGCCGCAGCCCCCGCAGCCGGGTCCGGAGCCGTCCGCCGCACCGGCGCCGCCGGTCGGTGTTCCTCCAGTCGGTGCTCCGCCCGTAGGTGTTCCGCCCGTCAACGCCGCGTCGGACTCCGCTCCTGGAGCGCCGGGGCCGTTCGGTGACGGCGGCAGCGATGTGGAGAGCGGCGCGACGATGCGGTTCTCCCCGGCCGCGCTCAAGCGCGAGTTCGCGGAGCGCGACGCGGAGAAGGAGCGGGCGGCGAAGGCAGCCGCCGGAAACACGGGCCCCGCCGCGGCCGACGCCCCCGAAGGAGTGGCCGAGCACGCGGACGCCCCCGCGACCGTGGGAGCCGGGGAGAGCACGGCACCCACCGAACCCCCTGCCGCCACGCCGGAACCCGCCGTCGCCGACAGCCGCGCCGACGCCGAGAGCTCCACCAATGCCGACGCCGACGGCGACGCCGACGGCGAGCACGAAGGTACGGACCGGGCCGAGGCTTCGGACGCCCCGCAGGCCGAGTCCGAGGCCGAGGCCGTGCACGGTCCCGGGGCCGCCACCGCCGACACGGACTCCGACCAGGCCGACCACGCCGAGGACTCCGACCAGGCCGCCCCGGACGAGGTCCCGGCGACAGCGGTGGCCGTACGGGAGGAGGAGGGCCGGCCCGAGGCCGACAACGTCGACAACGCGGCGGCCGCCTCGGACCACGACGACGCCGTTCCCGCCGATGCCGCGCCCACGGACTCCGCACCCGCCGACGCGGTACCGGCCGAGGAGTCCGCGGACGCCGCCGACGCCGCGGACGCCGAACCCCAGGACGCTCCCCCGGCTGCCGCGTCGGCGCAGCCCTGGTCGCCGCAGCAGCCCGCGCCGTACAGCGCCGGGCTGCCGCCGCTGCCGCCCGCGTTCCAGCCGGCCCCGCCCGCCTCCGCACCGCAGTGGCCCGCCTCGCAGCAGCAGGCCGAGCCCCAGGTCCAGCCACCGCAGGGCGCGGGCCCGAGCCCGTACGTATGGCCCCCGCACCCGGCGCAGAGCGGCTACGGCTTCCCTCAGCAGCAGGGACAACCGGCAGCGCCAGGACCCGCCGCGCAGCCACCGGCCGCGCCGCAATCCGCCGCCCCGCAGCCCCCGGCCCCCGCATCGGCCCCCGCACCCGCCCCGCAGCAGCCCGCGCAGCCGCAGCCGGCCCCCGGCCCCAACACCCCCGCCCCGCTTCCCGGTTACGGCTTCCCGCACCAGCAGGGTCAGCCGGGACCGTACGCGGCCCCCGCTCCGCATCCGGCCGCCCCCCTGGGCGGTTACGGCTTCCCGCAGCAGGGGCAGCCGGGCGCGCAGCCTCCCGTCCCCGCTGCCCCCGTCCCCGCTGCCCCCGTACCCCCGGCCGCCGGGGCGCCGCACGTTCCCCCGCAGCCGGGGCCGCGGAGTCCGGACGCCCCGCAGGCTCCGCAGTATCCCCAGGCTCAGCAGTTCCATCAGCCCCAGCCCCACCAGCAACCCGCTCCCGGGCCCGGCGGCGGCCCGGTGGATCCGCGCACCGGCGCCGGCTGGCCGTCGGCCGTCGCGCACGACCACCGGGAGCGCTCCGTACCGGGTGCGCCGCTCGGCTACACGGCGGCCGTGGAGCTTTCCTCGGACCGGCTGCTGCGCAACAACAAGCCGAAGGCCAGGAGCAGCCGTCCCACGTCAGGGGGGTCGCGCTTCCGGATCGGCGGCAGGGCGGCGGAGGCCGAGCGGCAGCGCAAGCTCGATCTGATCCGTACCCCGGTGCTCTCCTGCTACCGGATCGCGGTCATCAGCCTCAAGGGCGGGGTCGGCAAGACCACGACGACCACCGCGCTCGGCTCCACCCTGGCGACCGAGCGGCAGGACAAGATCCTGGCGATCGACGCCAACCCGGACGCCGGTACGCTCGGCCGCCGCGTACGGCGGGAGACCGGGGCGACCATCCGGGACCTGGTCCAGGCGATCCCGCACCTGCACAGCTATATGGACATCCGGCGGTTCACCTCGCAGGCGTCCTCCGGGCTGGAGATCATCGCCAACGACGTGGACCCGGCCGTCTCGACCTCGTTCAACGACGAGGACTACCGGCGTGCCATCGATGTGCTGGGCAAGCAGTATCCGATCATCCTCACGGACTCGGGCACCGGTCTGCTCTACAGCGCGATGCGCGGGGTGCTGGACCTCGCCGATCAGCTGATCATCATCTCGACGCCCTCGGTGGACGGTGCGAGCAGCGCCTCCACGACGCTCGACTGGCTGTCCGCGCACGGGTACGCCGACCTGGTGCAGCGCTCGCTGACGGTCATCTCCGGGGTCCGCGAGACGGGCAAGATGATCAAGGTCGACGACATCGTGCAGCACTTCGAGACCCGCTGCCGGGGCGTGGTCGTGGTGCCCTTCGACGAACATCTGGCGGCCGGCGCCGAGGTGGACCTCGACATGATGCGGCCCAAGACGCGCGAGGCGTACTTCCACCTCTCCGCCCTGGTCGCCGAGGACTTCGTACGGGCCCAGCAGGCGCAGGGGCTGTGGACCGCGGACGGCAACCCGCCGCCGCACCTCGCGCCGCCGATGCCCGGCTACCAGGGCCAGCAGATGCAGGGGCAGCCGTTCCCGGGTCAGCCGGTGCCGGGACAGCCCCAGGGACAGCCCTACCCCTACCCGCCCCAGCAGTACCAGCAGCAACCGCCGCCGCAGCACCCCCAGCAGCAGCGCCCGCCCTACCCGTACCCGCCGCAACAGCAGCAGTACGCCGGTCCGCAGCCGGGGGCGGCCGCGCAGCAGGGGTGGCAGCAGTCGCCGCCGCCCGGCCAGCCGCAACACACGCAGCAGCCACAGCCCCAGCAGCCCGCCCAGGGCCAGGGCCAGCCCCAGCCGCACCAGCCGCCCTACCCGGCCGGTCCCGCGCAGGGACAGCCGGGCCAGCAGAATCAGCCGGGCGCGCCGGGTGCCGTCCCGCCGGGTGAATGGCCTCCGCAGCAGACCCCACCCGCACCGCCAGCGCCTCAGCAGTAG
- a CDS encoding ABC transporter ATP-binding protein, protein MSTLLEIRDLRVTYGSGSSAVPAVRGLDLTLEPGSKLGIAGESGCGKSTLALALLRLLPPSATLSGEILLDGEDILTMKWGRLRAVRWAGASIVFQGAMHSLNAVHRIGDQIAEPVLLHRRTTPAAARRRAAELLEQVGLSANRVDAYPHELSGGQRQRVMIAMALACDPRLIVADEPTTALDVMIQAQILRLIEQLVADQNISLLMISHDLAVLADTCDRLAVMYAGRVVEEGPAREVYGAALHPYGKALSAAFPRIGDPASRRAPRGLPGDPPDPSALPGGCTFHPRCPVALDLCAEQDQALRDAAPGRRAACVRIDAPVPAEPLS, encoded by the coding sequence ATGAGCACGCTGCTGGAGATCAGGGACCTGCGGGTGACCTACGGCTCCGGCTCCTCGGCCGTCCCCGCCGTACGGGGCCTCGACCTGACCCTGGAGCCGGGCAGCAAGCTGGGCATCGCGGGAGAGTCCGGCTGCGGCAAGTCCACGCTGGCGCTCGCCCTGCTGCGGCTGCTGCCGCCCTCGGCCACCCTGTCCGGGGAGATCCTGCTCGACGGCGAGGACATCCTCACCATGAAATGGGGCCGGCTGCGCGCCGTACGGTGGGCGGGCGCGTCGATCGTCTTCCAGGGCGCGATGCACTCGCTCAACGCCGTCCACCGCATCGGGGACCAGATCGCCGAGCCCGTGCTGCTGCACCGGCGCACCACCCCGGCCGCCGCCCGCCGGCGCGCCGCCGAGCTGCTGGAGCAGGTCGGCCTGTCGGCCAACCGCGTCGACGCCTACCCGCACGAACTCTCCGGCGGCCAGCGCCAGCGCGTGATGATCGCCATGGCGCTCGCCTGCGATCCCCGGCTGATCGTCGCGGACGAGCCGACCACCGCGCTCGACGTGATGATCCAGGCGCAGATCCTGCGGCTGATCGAGCAGCTCGTCGCCGACCAGAACATCAGCCTGCTCATGATCAGCCACGATCTGGCCGTACTCGCGGACACCTGCGACCGGCTCGCCGTGATGTACGCGGGCCGCGTCGTGGAGGAGGGCCCGGCGCGCGAGGTGTACGGCGCGGCGCTGCACCCGTACGGCAAGGCGCTCTCCGCCGCCTTTCCGCGCATCGGCGACCCGGCCTCGCGCCGCGCCCCGCGCGGGCTGCCGGGCGACCCGCCGGACCCCTCGGCGCTGCCGGGCGGCTGTACGTTCCATCCGCGCTGCCCGGTAGCCCTGGACCTCTGCGCCGAGCAGGACCAGGCGCTGCGGGACGCGGCCCCCGGCCGACGGGCGGCCTGCGTCCGGATCGACGCCCCGGTCCCGGCGGAGCCGCTGTCGTGA